A single window of Arvicanthis niloticus isolate mArvNil1 chromosome X, mArvNil1.pat.X, whole genome shotgun sequence DNA harbors:
- the LOC117694222 gene encoding histone H2A-Bbd type 2/3-like codes for MYVISGSPWEWARTSKGLLGYIDRYKQKKLGVGLGLESHSSAGQQTATRSIESSQARPSLPVTSRCEASMPRNSGNSLRGSSSRHRRSRTSRAQLIFAVSLVEHHLREGGHARRLSETVPIFLAAILEFLTRRLLELAGNEAQRRGVQRRITPELLDVAVYSNTLLSEFFQFVTISRVAPAHD; via the coding sequence ATGTACGTCATCAGTGGGAGCCCGTGGGAATGGGCTCGAACCAGTAAGGGGTTGCTAGGATACATAGACCGGTACAAACAGAAAAAGTTGGGCGTTGGACTTGGACTTGAGTCCCACAGCTCAGCAGGTCAGCAGACAGCAACCAGGTCAATAGAGAGCAGCCAAGCAAGGCCAAGTCTTCCTGTGACATCTCGTTGTGAGGCCAGCATGCCCAGGAATTCGGGGAACAGTCTTCGAGGGTCCTCATCTCGCCATCGTCGCTCCCGCACCTCCAGAGCCCAGCTGATCTTTGCCGTGAGCCTGGTGGAACACCATCTTAGGGAGGGCGGCCATGCCCGGAGGCTGAGTGAAACAGTGCCCATCTTCTTGGCAGCAATCCTGGAGTTCCTCACCCGCAGGCTGCTGGAGCTGGCAGGCAATGAGGCCCAACGCAGAGGTGTTCAGAGGCGCATCACTCCGGAGCTGCTGGATGTGGCAGTCTACAGCAATACTCTGCTCAGCGAATTCTTTCAGTTCGTCACCATCTCCCGGGTGGCCCCGGCTCATGACTAG